In Cicer arietinum cultivar CDC Frontier isolate Library 1 chromosome 1, Cicar.CDCFrontier_v2.0, whole genome shotgun sequence, one DNA window encodes the following:
- the LOC101506796 gene encoding homeobox-leucine zipper protein HAT14-like: protein MELDLSLGDSSKPLIGFMENQHREASNELGLGFNTTLSIGPVITTQTDQQQQIKTKTNNNSNSTENPNPVLNQLDLLPPLSFPWHSPSENVGSLLVSTEFGGSSRGLDVNVVPLAVVVAEDEAALSSSPNSAASSFQMDLCIYSGGGGGGSLSGSGGNKREFSDGEGYYQRNCSRVSDDDDNCGGGNTRKKLRLSKDQSAFLEESFKEHNTLNPKQKLALAKSLNLSPRQVEVWFQNRRARTKLKQTEVDCEYLKRCCETLTEENRRLHKELQELRALKTSNPFNMQLPATTLTMCPSCERVATNSTATSSVTTSATIKTSDDSTSKSNNNIGFPFGKPRIHQHHLELN from the exons ATGGAGCTTGATTTAAGCTTAGGAGACTCTTCAAAGCCTCTAATTGGCTTCATGGAAAACCAACATCGTGAAGCTTCCAATGAACTTGGCTTAGGCTTCAACACCACTTTATCAATTGGTCCAGTCATCACTACACAAACagatcaacaacaacaaattaagaCTAAAACAAACAACAACAGTAACAGTACTGAAAATCCTAACCCTGTACTAAATCAACTTGATCTTCTTCCTCCACTCTCTTTCCCATGGCACTCTCCTTCTGAAAATG TGGGTAGTTTATTGGTATCAACTGAGTTTGGGGGTTCTTCAAGGGGCTTAGACGTGAACGTGGTTCCACTGGCGGTGGTTGTGGCGGAAGATGAGGCGGCGCTTTCATCATCACCTAATAGCGCAGCATCTTCTTTTCAGATGGATCTGTGTATATAcagtggtggtggtggtggagggAGTTTGAGTGGTTCAGGTGGGAACAAGAGAGAGTTTTCAGATGGTGAAGGTTATTATCAAAGGAATTGTTCAAGAGTgagtgatgatgatgataactGTGGTGGTGGAAACACAAGGAAGAAGCTTCGACTCTCTAAGGATCAATCTGCTTTTCTTGAAGAGAGTTTCAAAGAACACAACACTCTTAACCCT AAACAAAAACTGGCCCTTGCAAAATCACTCAATCTTAGCCCTCGTCAAGTAGAAGTTTGGTTCCAAAACAGAAGAGCAAG GACTAAACTGAAGCAAACAGAAGTAGACTGTGAATATTTAAAGAGATGCTGTGAGACATTAACAGAAGAAAATAGAAGACTACACAAAGAGCTTCAAGAATTAAGAGCTTTAAAAACTTCAAATCCATTTAACATGCAATTACCAGCAACTACTTTGACTATGTGTCCTTCTTGTGAGCGTGTTGCTACAAATTCCACTGCCACTTCCTCTGTCACTACAAGTGCCACAATCAAAACTAGTGATGATTCAACCTCAAAATCCAATAATAATATTGGATTTCCTTTTGGCAAACCAAGAATTCATCAACACCAtcttgaattgaattga